The nucleotide sequence GACAACTGCAACGGTCTCCAGCCTGCTCAATTCAATTGGAATGACGGACTGGAAAGGCAGCAAAAGTAGCAGGATGCTGGCCACAACACCAACGGTAGATTGAAACCAGGCGACCTGGAGCATAGGAGAAGAGCCAGCAAAATTTGGACTTTTACAGGGGTAGCCATTCAGGTGCCGGACAAGTCAGAACGCTCAAAGCCCGATCCAGCCATCCTTATCTTTCTTATACCCCGTCCCCTGTTCCCTGTCCCCTGCTGTACTAATGGACTTACCTGGCACCGTGCCCTCCAAGACCTCGGAGGTTTCCAAAACCTCCGAGGTCTGAGTCCATCCCCTAGCCAATCGGTTGACCTGCCCCCAGGGCTGCCAGCGGATCTTGCTGAAATGGGTTGGCGGTCAATCCCGCTCCGTAACGGCCAAAGCCGACTCCCGCCGCCCCCGCAACGGAATTGGGCGTGGAAAGAATGGGGGTCACCTCAAACTGGCTGACCACTTCTGGCGTCAGGCTGGTGATGGCACCGGGGTTGGCCAGCAACTGCTGCTCACTGTAGAACGGGATGCCGTAGGTCGTTACGGTCAGTTTCTGGGTGTCTGGAGCAATGTCAATCTCTGTCCAGCCATAGACATGGGTGGACAGGTAATCCCCTTGCAGGAGAGTAGCGTTAATGCCAGATCCCTCTAAGCCAATTGGATCATAGCCAAACAGGTCGGTCTGACCGCGCAGGATTTGCTTGATGAAATCATCCTTATCGTTGGGAATGTCGTCCGCGTCAGGGGCTACGGGCAGGCTCTCATAGAAGGCAAACTGTTGGGGTGTAATCAATCCGGCTCCCAGTGCCAGGCGGGCAACCGTGGGACCAAACAAACCATCAAAGAATGCAGCCGGACCTGTGACAATTTCAAATGCCCCCGTTTGAATCTGGGGTTGACTGGGAGCTACCTGATAGGTCAGGTTATTCACCAGGGTACCGTGGAAGTCGCCAGAGAGAAAGACAACATTCTGGATGTTGTTGTCGTCGATGAACTTGAGCAGTTCCGTGCGCTCGGCAGCGTAGCCCTCAAACCGATCTTCGGCATTAATCACGCCAAAGTTCTGGATGGGTTCGGGCACGGCAATAAACTTCCAGGTGATACCACTTTCCTGGGCAGTCAACAAATCCTGTTTGAGGTCAGAAAGTTGCTGGCGTCCCAACAGGGTACGGCTGGGGTCAAAGGCGTTGACCAGAAATTCGGTGGGATTGCTCAGATTCGCGGGAGCCAGTTGGACATCCCGGAAGGAGCGGGTATCCAGGACAAACATGGCGGCATCACTGCCGTAGGTGTTGAAGCGGTAGAGCTTCAGTTTTCCGGCGGTGCGGGGGTCGCCCGTTGCTCCATAGAATTCGTTGCGAATTGGATGATATTCCTGAAAGGCTTGCAGGGCGGAGCGATAGACCTGGGTTTCATTGACAAAATCCACTGCATCTGTGAACAGGGGGTCGGGGGAGGAGCCAATCGTGGGTGCATCAGGGGATTGTCCGGGAGCGGCTCCTCCGGCGAAATTATCGACGATTTCGTGGTCGTCAATGGTTGCCAGGATGGAGGTGGAGAGGTAAAGGTCACGGACGGTGTTTAAGCCAAACCGGGGGGAAACGATTTCAGCGTGTTTGGTGCGGAACTGGTCCAGGGTGCGGGCCTGGGTGACTCCCGGTAAGGCGGCGGTTTCGGTATCGGCATAGATGGTGTCGCCTAGTTTGAGGAAAAAGTCGAGGCTGCGATCGCTCACATTCGATAATGAAGGGAAGGGAGGCGATTGCTGCCAGTCACCAGTGACCCCAAACCGCAACCCGGCATAGGTGCCCAACTCTGCCGAAGTTCTAAACCGCCCGATTTCTATATCGCCAGCGGCATCCATCACCCGGTAGTAGTAGTCACTGTCGGGTGTGAGTCCGGCGATTTCCAGCTTGGCGGGGACAAAGGGATTGTCTACCCGTCCAGTCACGATGCCATCAATTGTGGAGAAATTGGGGCTGAAGGAGTACTCAATTATAATGTCGCCAGCAAAGGTACTGCGCGCCCAGAGGACGGTTGAGGTCTGGGTGGTGTCTCCACTGGCGATGCCCAACAGGGAAGCCGGGGTTGGATTGCGCGGGTTATAGCTGAAGGTGTCAATCAGTAAGGGATTGGGGAAGGTATTGGCAATATTTTCCCAGGGCACAAACTTAAAGTTGGTGCTGATGTTTTCCAGTTCGCCATTGTCTTCTACTAAAACTGCTGGCTCGTTTGACCCATCCTGAGTTACAAACAAACCAAAGGGGAAGTTGGGGCCAAGTGGAACGTTAATCACATCGGCCCCATCCGACTCTTGCACACCATCAATGCTGCCGCTGGGACCCACGGCAAACCTGCCCAGGTATTGATTGTTGCCGTCGCGGGAGTAGACGGCAAAGGTATTGTTGCCCTGACTGGAGGCCAGCAGGTAGCCTGTGCCATTGGGACCATAGTAGATGGTCAGCCCTTCCACATCGTCTTCCAGAACGCTGCCCCCCACCGCTTTCACCCGGTCAATTAAAACACCAGAATTGCTGCTATCCGGCTCTGCCAGGTACTTCCAGATGCCGACGTTTTCCTGCCCGATATAGAGGAAGCCCGTTTCCTGGTCAACCACCATGCCTTCCAGTTGGGGATTGGTGTTGGCGGGTGCACCGGGGGGAATGGGGACAGTGAAGTTGCGGACCCGTTCCGCTCCAATGGTGCCGTTGCCCGTGTCTATCAGGCGGTACTGGGCCACATCCCCGGTCTGGCGACGGTTGACGAAAACGTAGTAATCCTGGGTCAGGGGGCTGCGGTACAGAGCAATGCCATAGGCACTGCGGTTGGATGCCGAGTAGGGAGGGGCAAAGGGATCTGCCTGGAACAGCGTGCCAATGCTACTGTCGGTGATGTCTTCCAGGTATTGACCGGGGGTGGCGGGGTTGGGGTTAATCTTGAAGATCACCAGTCTGTCGTTGTTGCGATCTGTGGCAACGGCAATAT is from Leptothermofonsia sichuanensis E412 and encodes:
- a CDS encoding phytase → MPSTIRFSQFNASLNRNSAGQLVTDLSTPDNAQARTVAEIIQRINPDILLLNEFDYVESDPLQPVHLFQQNYLSISQNGATPVRYSYAYIAPSNTGIATGFDLNNDGNVVTTPGTPGYGDDSFGFGNFPGQFGMVLLSRYPIDLANVRTFQTFLWKDMPGNLLTSDPTVDNPATPVNENLGGFYSPEEQAILRLSSKSHWDIPILVNGQVIHVLASHPTPPVFDGPEDRNGKRNHDEIRFWADYVTPGQGSYIYDDNGNFGGLPAGSSFVIMGDQNADPSDGDSYNFAIRQLLQNPNINTSFVPSSPGGPQQSTLQGGANLNHRGNPAFDTADFADTAPGNLRADYVLPSVNLEITNSAVFWPLNTDPLFPLVGTFNPALPGGFPSSDHRPVYVDVRLGATEPGRTMLAPALGGQQVFPTSLTAELNGINTQVGGLSGISYDLVANRYYIISDDRGERTAANSPASPPPVDNSPPRFYTADIELAADGTPTVTFTGVTLLRDENGNPFAPLQLDPEDIVLTGRGTAFISSEGEVNITAGRVTNPFVNEFDLATGRQVRSLPIPAKFLPVVQDTNGDGIINAGDTLVSGIRNNLAFESLTITPNQRYLYTATENALVQDGPAASATAASPARIIQYNLVSGQPEKEYLYEVDPVAVPPLTPTSFNTNGLVDLLAIDNRGTMLALERSFTAGIPGTGNTIKIYEISLQGATDISAIPSLNSLSPEQRAAIRPVQKRLLLNLDDLNLPTGTDNIEGIEFGPRLPDGRQSIVLVSDNNFNVTQFTQILTLGADLIPTAAPTVETRPALLDDPTLPASQRADADDPAIYVHPNDPSRSLVLTVVKNAGLRVYNLAGELVQKINPGGIRYNNIDLQYGFQLGCESIDIAVATDRNNDRLVIFKINPNPATPGQYLEDITDSSIGTLFQADPFAPPYSASNRSAYGIALYRSPLTQDYYVFVNRRQTGDVAQYRLIDTGNGTIGAERVRNFTVPIPPGAPANTNPQLEGMVVDQETGFLYIGQENVGIWKYLAEPDSSNSGVLIDRVKAVGGSVLEDDVEGLTIYYGPNGTGYLLASSQGNNTFAVYSRDGNNQYLGRFAVGPSGSIDGVQESDGADVINVPLGPNFPFGLFVTQDGSNEPAVLVEDNGELENISTNFKFVPWENIANTFPNPLLIDTFSYNPRNPTPASLLGIASGDTTQTSTVLWARSTFAGDIIIEYSFSPNFSTIDGIVTGRVDNPFVPAKLEIAGLTPDSDYYYRVMDAAGDIEIGRFRTSAELGTYAGLRFGVTGDWQQSPPFPSLSNVSDRSLDFFLKLGDTIYADTETAALPGVTQARTLDQFRTKHAEIVSPRFGLNTVRDLYLSTSILATIDDHEIVDNFAGGAAPGQSPDAPTIGSSPDPLFTDAVDFVNETQVYRSALQAFQEYHPIRNEFYGATGDPRTAGKLKLYRFNTYGSDAAMFVLDTRSFRDVQLAPANLSNPTEFLVNAFDPSRTLLGRQQLSDLKQDLLTAQESGITWKFIAVPEPIQNFGVINAEDRFEGYAAERTELLKFIDDNNIQNVVFLSGDFHGTLVNNLTYQVAPSQPQIQTGAFEIVTGPAAFFDGLFGPTVARLALGAGLITPQQFAFYESLPVAPDADDIPNDKDDFIKQILRGQTDLFGYDPIGLEGSGINATLLQGDYLSTHVYGWTEIDIAPDTQKLTVTTYGIPFYSEQQLLANPGAITSLTPEVVSQFEVTPILSTPNSVAGAAGVGFGRYGAGLTANPFQQDPLAALGAGQPIG